The Miscanthus floridulus cultivar M001 chromosome 17, ASM1932011v1, whole genome shotgun sequence genome has a window encoding:
- the LOC136515381 gene encoding NEDD8-specific protease 1-like — MAMTAAGEEGRRRVLSHGDMELIRSDLAILNGPRFVNDRIIAVYFAHLSVGLYSDDLLLLLPSIPYLSNLPDPDSIAAVADLLRLVLLPVNDNPYASVAEGGSHWTLLVLILDSATSPSTPRFVHHDSLRGAPNLPIAEPASSTVTGDTARH; from the coding sequence gggTGCTCAGCCACGGCGACATGGAGCTCATCCGCTCCGACCTCGCCATCCTCAATGGGCCCCGCTTCGTCAACGACCGCATCATCGCCGTCTACTTCGCCCACCTCTCCGTCGGCCTCTACAGCGATgacctcctcctgctcctgcccTCCATCCCCTACCTCTCCAACCTGCCTGACCCAGACTCTATCGCCGCTGTCGCCGACCTGCTCCGCCTCGTCCTGCTCCCCGTCAACGACAACCCCTATGCCTCCGTTGCCGAGGGTGGCTCCCACTGgaccctccttgtcctcatcctcgACAGCGCCACCAGCCCCTCCACGCCCCGCTTCGTCCACCACGACAGCCTCCGCGGCGCGCCCAACCTCCCCATCGCCGAGCCTGCCTCGTCGACTGTCACAGGTGACACAGCAAGACACTAA